The DNA segment GTTCGAGCGCGCTCTTGCGCCTCTCCCCGTTCACCGACTCGACCGTCACGGGGAAACCGCTGTACTGCGGCTCCCCGGTCGCCTGGGTCCGGGGAGGTACCACCTGGTTTGCCCAGACACCCTGCGGGATGAATGCAAGGCCAGGGTAGAGCGACTGACGCCCTTTGACGGCCTTGACGACCACGCTTCCGCATTCACTCGTCACCCGTACCAGCTGGTTCGGAACCAGGCCGAGCGCCTTAACGTCGTCGTCGTGCATCTCGATGATCGAGCAGGCCTCGAAGTATTCCGGGGTCGTTTTGCCCTTTTCCATCGCAACGCCTTCTTCGATGGAGCGCTGGGTGATCATGTTCAATGTAATCCTGTTCGCCATGGTTTTGCCTCGATGTAGTTGGAAAGGCCGGCCTCCCGGGTTTTCGGGAGACCTGCCGCAGGTACGGTAACCCCGGCAACGCCCGTTATCGGGTACTCCGTTGCGTCGGAGGATCTACCGGGATTTCTATACCCGGCAAGCAGAACCTTCCGACATGGTGGGGCCCTGCTCACCCGAGGAAACGAAACATCCGGGCGGAGCACCGGGCGGATCGTTTTGTCATAACTTGTAATGTTTTGTATTTAACCATTCCGAATTTGTAAGCAACTAAAGATTACAAACTTTACAATGAGGTGTTTGAAATGAGTTATTTTTACCCGGCGGGATGATCCGCGGTGTATTGCAGAATAGTCATAGCATGAGACGGCGTCGGCTGCCGGTGCCGGGGGTTGAAGGATGGAGGCCGTGGGGAGGCGGAAAACAGGCATGCTCTTCTCGTTGTCCGGGGTAGGCCGGATTGTGAAGGTGGTATATAATTGTATTTTTTTTCCTTCCGGCCGTTGACATGGGTATTTAAGAAA comes from the Methanoculleus marisnigri JR1 genome and includes:
- a CDS encoding molybdopterin dinucleotide binding domain-containing protein — its product is MANRITLNMITQRSIEEGVAMEKGKTTPEYFEACSIIEMHDDDVKALGLVPNQLVRVTSECGSVVVKAVKGRQSLYPGLAFIPQGVWANQVVPPRTQATGEPQYSGFPVTVESVNGERRKSALELVQGAVGMWRGDQ